One segment of Ignavibacteria bacterium DNA contains the following:
- a CDS encoding peroxiredoxin yields MSIRINQIAPNFTAETTQGQINFHDWIGDGYAVLFSHPKDFTPVCTTELGTVAKMIPDFAKRNTKVIGLSVDPVAKHIEWEKDIEETQGAPVTFPMIADTDLSVSKLYDMLPEEEGDSCEGRTAVNNETVRTVFIVGPDKKVKLTLAYPMTSGRNFDEILRVLDSIQLTAKHKVATPANWKNGDDVIIVTSVSDDDARAKYPEGFTTIKPYLRVVKQPF; encoded by the coding sequence ATGTCCATTCGCATCAATCAAATCGCACCGAACTTCACAGCAGAGACCACGCAGGGACAGATCAACTTTCATGATTGGATCGGAGACGGATATGCCGTTCTTTTCTCCCATCCAAAGGATTTTACACCGGTGTGCACAACCGAGCTGGGCACTGTTGCCAAGATGATCCCCGATTTCGCAAAGCGGAATACAAAGGTCATCGGACTAAGTGTTGATCCTGTTGCTAAGCATATTGAATGGGAGAAGGACATTGAAGAGACTCAAGGGGCTCCTGTGACATTCCCAATGATCGCAGACACAGACCTTTCCGTCTCCAAACTCTATGATATGCTCCCAGAAGAAGAAGGTGATTCGTGCGAAGGCAGAACGGCCGTAAACAATGAAACAGTACGAACTGTATTCATCGTGGGTCCGGACAAAAAGGTCAAACTCACGCTTGCGTATCCGATGACATCCGGCAGAAACTTCGACGAGATCTTACGCGTTCTCGATTCGATACAGCTCACAGCCAAGCACAAGGTGGCCACCCCGGCAAACTGGAAGAATGGGGACGACGTGATCATCGTTACGTCCGTATCGGATGATGATGCACGCGCAAAATATCCGGAGGGCTTCACGACAATTAAGCCATATCTGCGTGTTGTAAAGCAGCCATTCTGA